Proteins encoded by one window of Streptomyces sp. NBC_01477:
- a CDS encoding DMT family transporter — MSFRHAPATRGLIYVVVAATGWGTAGAVAAALYGGSGLGPLALTFWRAAGGFALLLAVRLLRRRPAQGVARGVTAPRGAAVRRALATGAGLTVFQAAYFCAVRSTGLAVATVVTLGSGPVLIALAARLTMGERLGRGGALAVAGALGGLAVLVLGGGAGDAVRPAGVGLAVLSAAGYAAITLLTRWWGRQGVAGDPFDTSMWAFGICAALLLPAAWAEGLLPHAARLGRTLLLLGYLVSVPTALAYGLYFAGAAVLRSATVSVVALIEPVSATVLAVTLLGEHLTAATVLGTACLLGAVGVLVADEVRGIRRPPRRAAVSAALAADSRAAARPGPEARRVPERRRR, encoded by the coding sequence GTGTCATTCAGGCATGCCCCGGCCACCCGGGGCCTGATCTATGTCGTCGTCGCAGCAACAGGCTGGGGCACCGCGGGCGCCGTGGCGGCGGCCCTTTACGGCGGCAGCGGCCTCGGCCCGCTGGCCCTCACCTTCTGGCGCGCCGCAGGCGGCTTCGCGCTGCTGCTCGCGGTCCGGCTGCTGCGCCGCCGCCCGGCGCAGGGCGTGGCGCGGGGCGTGACGGCGCCGCGCGGGGCGGCAGTACGCAGGGCGCTGGCCACCGGCGCCGGCCTCACCGTCTTCCAGGCCGCCTACTTCTGCGCGGTCCGCTCCACCGGGCTCGCGGTCGCCACCGTCGTGACGCTCGGCTCGGGCCCGGTGCTGATCGCGCTGGCGGCCCGGCTGACGATGGGCGAACGGCTCGGCCGCGGCGGCGCCCTGGCCGTGGCCGGCGCGCTCGGCGGGCTGGCCGTCCTGGTGCTGGGCGGCGGCGCGGGTGACGCCGTCCGCCCGGCCGGCGTCGGACTCGCTGTGCTGTCCGCGGCGGGCTATGCCGCGATCACCTTGCTGACCCGCTGGTGGGGGCGGCAGGGCGTGGCCGGGGACCCGTTCGACACCTCGATGTGGGCCTTCGGGATCTGCGCGGCGCTGCTGCTCCCGGCGGCCTGGGCCGAGGGGCTGCTGCCGCACGCGGCCCGGCTCGGCCGCACCCTGCTGCTGCTCGGCTACCTCGTGTCGGTGCCCACCGCCCTGGCCTACGGCCTGTACTTCGCGGGCGCCGCGGTGCTGCGCTCCGCGACGGTGTCGGTGGTCGCGCTGATCGAACCGGTGTCGGCGACCGTCCTCGCCGTCACCCTGCTCGGCGAACACCTCACCGCGGCCACCGTGCTGGGCACCGCCTGCCTGCTGGGCGCGGTCGGCGTGCTGGTCGCCGACGAGGTCCGCGGCATACGGCGCCCGCCCCGGCGGGCGGCGGTCAGTGCCGCCTTGGCGGCAGATAGTCGGGCAGCGGCTCGTCCTGGCCCGGAAGCTCGGCGCGTTCCGGAGCGCCGTAGGAGGTGA